One part of the Sorangiineae bacterium MSr11954 genome encodes these proteins:
- a CDS encoding amidohydrolase, whose product MIRRAAGVGMVLVMAAACGGAPAPGAKTTSGAERGQAEPASDRGAVVSDLVLLHGRIFTADAERPEVQALAIWRGRVLAVGGDDDIRPLIGAQTRVIDLANRRAVPGMRDSHVHFLSGGLELSRVALKDAANEAELGRRLVEYDRKLAPGRWMLGGRWEHEHTLAGRLPDAALLDKYVPNRPVFLSRYDGHMAVANSRALAIAGIDARTADPPGGAIVRKPGSRTPTGILRDNAMDLVWGKVPPLGDDEIVEAVRAATREAHRSGVTAVEDMDGSDPATRARLLGTYQRLAQSGELGVRVALYWPLADYGELARAGVRASFGSDWVRIGGVKGFVDGSIGSSTAKMFTPYLNEPDSTGLFVTQPEKLREWIGAADSAGLAVAVHAIGDRANADLLSIFAQVAQKNGGPPHRFRIEHAQILRPEDLTRFASSGVIASMQPYHAVDDGGWIERRIGAARLTAAYAWRSLLDKGATLAFGSDWPVAPLSPLTGIDAAVNRRTLDGKHPEGWFPAERISAREAVVAYTRSAAFAARRELDEGSLAPGKLGDVVVLSHDILDPAARNEIATAHVMLTIAGGQVVHEQSSSSPSR is encoded by the coding sequence ATGATTCGCAGAGCCGCGGGCGTGGGAATGGTTCTCGTCATGGCCGCCGCGTGCGGCGGCGCGCCCGCACCTGGCGCGAAGACGACGTCGGGCGCCGAGCGTGGCCAGGCCGAGCCGGCGAGCGACCGAGGCGCGGTGGTCTCGGATCTGGTGCTCCTGCACGGGCGCATCTTCACCGCCGATGCGGAGCGCCCGGAGGTGCAAGCGCTCGCCATCTGGCGCGGCCGCGTTCTCGCCGTCGGAGGTGACGACGACATTCGTCCGCTCATTGGCGCGCAGACCCGGGTGATCGATCTGGCGAACCGGCGGGCGGTGCCGGGCATGCGCGATAGCCACGTGCATTTTCTCAGCGGAGGCCTCGAGCTCTCCCGCGTGGCGCTCAAAGATGCCGCCAACGAGGCGGAGCTCGGACGGCGCTTGGTCGAATACGATCGCAAGCTCGCGCCCGGGCGATGGATGCTCGGCGGGCGCTGGGAGCACGAGCACACCTTGGCCGGACGTCTTCCCGACGCGGCGCTGCTCGACAAGTACGTGCCGAATCGACCGGTATTTCTATCGCGCTACGACGGTCATATGGCGGTCGCCAACAGCCGCGCGCTCGCCATCGCCGGCATCGATGCCCGCACGGCGGACCCGCCCGGTGGCGCCATCGTCCGCAAACCCGGTTCGCGCACGCCAACCGGCATTCTGCGCGACAATGCGATGGACCTCGTGTGGGGCAAGGTCCCTCCGCTCGGCGACGATGAAATCGTGGAGGCCGTGCGCGCCGCCACCCGCGAGGCCCATCGCAGCGGTGTCACGGCGGTCGAGGACATGGATGGCAGCGATCCGGCAACGCGCGCGCGGCTGCTCGGCACCTACCAGCGGCTCGCGCAGAGCGGCGAGCTGGGGGTGCGGGTTGCGCTCTACTGGCCTCTCGCCGATTACGGCGAGCTCGCGCGCGCGGGCGTACGAGCGAGCTTCGGGAGCGACTGGGTGCGCATCGGTGGCGTGAAAGGCTTCGTCGATGGCTCCATTGGCTCCAGCACGGCCAAGATGTTCACGCCTTACCTCAACGAGCCCGATTCGACGGGTCTGTTCGTGACACAGCCCGAGAAGCTGCGCGAGTGGATCGGCGCCGCCGATTCGGCAGGCCTCGCGGTCGCGGTGCACGCCATTGGCGATCGCGCCAACGCGGACCTCTTATCCATCTTCGCTCAGGTGGCACAAAAGAATGGAGGCCCGCCGCACCGCTTCCGCATCGAGCACGCGCAAATCCTCCGGCCCGAGGACCTGACGCGCTTTGCCAGCTCGGGGGTCATCGCATCGATGCAGCCATATCACGCGGTCGACGATGGCGGCTGGATCGAACGCCGCATCGGCGCCGCGCGCCTCACCGCCGCCTACGCGTGGCGCTCGCTCTTGGACAAAGGCGCGACGCTCGCCTTCGGCTCCGATTGGCCCGTCGCGCCCCTCTCGCCGCTCACGGGCATCGACGCCGCCGTCAACCGGCGCACCCTCGACGGCAAACACCCCGAAGGGTGGTTCCCGGCCGAGCGCATTTCCGCACGCGAAGCGGTCGTTGCCTACACGCGCAGCGCCGCCTTCGCCGCCCGGCGCGAGCTGGACGAGGGCTCCCTCGCGCCCGGCAAGCTCGGTGATGTGGTCGTCCTCTCGCACGACATCCTCGACCCTGCCGCGCGCAACGAGATTGCGACCGCGCACGTCATGCTCACCATCGCCGGCGGCCAGGTGGTCCACGAACAATCGTCGTCGTCGCCCAGCCGATGA
- a CDS encoding acyl carrier protein, which yields MTTKEFTLEDLEGILLASTGEDKNVHLAAGQIDAAFEELGYDSVTVLEMWRRIELECHIVVDFSVMAEIRTPRAVLHAVDVYLRSSRGADLCLREWH from the coding sequence GTGACTACGAAGGAATTCACCCTCGAAGACCTCGAAGGGATCCTGCTCGCCAGCACGGGAGAGGACAAAAACGTCCATCTCGCCGCCGGCCAGATCGACGCCGCCTTCGAAGAGCTGGGCTACGATTCCGTGACGGTGCTGGAAATGTGGCGCCGGATCGAGCTCGAATGCCATATCGTCGTCGACTTCTCGGTAATGGCCGAAATACGAACGCCGCGCGCGGTGCTCCATGCCGTCGACGTCTATCTTCGCTCGAGTCGCGGAGCCGACCTTTGCCTTCGTGAATGGCATTGA
- a CDS encoding DUF3459 domain-containing protein produces the protein MMRWPSLAAAILSLALLSPGGPATPHDGAAKAADGATKAADGMIVYGVIPPRFGSPPLRAVTQNLPALADLGVTTLWLTPIFESPPGDFGYAVTDYLTVREEYGTRADLDALVAEAHRLRLKVLLDLVPNHTSAKHPYFRDAAARGPSSPYFRFYQHDPRGAPVHYFDWSHLPNLNYDEPGVVRWMTDASLSWIRTSGIDGYRVDAAWGIRERTPSFWGAWTAQIRRARPDAILIAEASARDPFYAAQGFDASYDWTSEPGHWAWEKVFDDPDDIPERLDRALQETAARAPEARVLRFLENNDTGARFITRHGPNLARVAAAALLTLPGVPCLFTGQEVGAEYEPYDVNRVVHLDRGSALRDWYKKLIALRAARPSLRSRHWTRVPVSVRSVYAYVRTEGAERTLVVLQFGDQPVNVVLELPDRQDQSATWRDGVGGPSPRMDEGRMSLSLPRWGVAILGSN, from the coding sequence ATGATGCGCTGGCCGTCGCTGGCCGCGGCGATTCTTTCGCTGGCGCTCCTATCGCCGGGCGGGCCCGCGACGCCGCACGATGGCGCGGCCAAGGCGGCCGACGGCGCCACGAAGGCGGCCGATGGCATGATCGTCTATGGCGTCATTCCGCCTCGCTTCGGATCGCCTCCTCTGCGAGCCGTCACGCAAAACCTGCCGGCATTGGCCGACTTGGGCGTAACCACTTTGTGGCTCACCCCCATCTTCGAATCCCCACCCGGCGACTTCGGTTATGCCGTCACCGACTACCTGACCGTGCGGGAAGAGTATGGAACACGCGCCGATCTCGATGCGCTGGTGGCCGAGGCCCATCGTCTTCGGCTGAAGGTGCTCCTCGATCTGGTACCGAACCACACCTCGGCGAAGCATCCGTACTTCCGTGATGCCGCGGCACGCGGTCCCTCCTCGCCCTACTTTCGCTTCTATCAGCACGACCCACGTGGCGCGCCGGTACACTATTTCGATTGGTCGCACCTCCCCAATTTGAATTACGACGAGCCCGGCGTGGTGCGCTGGATGACGGACGCGTCCCTGTCGTGGATTCGCACGAGCGGCATCGACGGATACCGGGTGGACGCTGCATGGGGAATACGCGAGCGCACACCTTCGTTTTGGGGCGCCTGGACCGCGCAGATCCGGCGCGCCCGGCCGGATGCGATCTTGATCGCAGAGGCCTCGGCGCGCGATCCCTTTTACGCCGCGCAGGGGTTCGACGCATCCTACGATTGGACATCGGAGCCCGGACATTGGGCGTGGGAAAAGGTGTTCGACGATCCGGACGACATCCCCGAACGGCTCGACCGCGCCTTGCAAGAGACGGCCGCGCGCGCCCCCGAGGCGCGCGTTCTTCGCTTTCTCGAGAACAACGACACCGGCGCGCGCTTCATCACCCGTCACGGTCCGAACCTGGCACGCGTGGCCGCCGCGGCGCTCCTGACATTGCCCGGGGTTCCGTGCCTCTTCACCGGACAAGAGGTGGGCGCCGAATACGAGCCTTACGACGTCAACCGTGTCGTCCATTTGGATCGAGGCAGCGCGCTGCGCGATTGGTACAAGAAGCTCATTGCACTTCGCGCGGCGCGCCCCAGCCTGCGTTCACGCCATTGGACGCGGGTGCCCGTGTCCGTTCGCTCGGTCTATGCCTACGTTCGAACCGAGGGCGCGGAGAGAACGCTCGTGGTGCTCCAATTCGGCGACCAGCCCGTGAACGTGGTGCTGGAGCTGCCCGATCGGCAGGACCAGAGCGCGACATGGCGCGATGGCGTCGGCGGTCCATCGCCGCGCATGGATGAGGGACGGATGTCGCTCTCGCTCCCGAGGTGGGGAGTTGCGATTCTCGGTTCGAACTGA
- a CDS encoding ABC transporter ATP-binding protein/permease, whose product MQQTVSRPPAPWRRAWSFVRPDRTSLVGILLLGTTSALVLALEPLVLKCFFDALIARAGLAPLMGIVGLLALMLLAREAVAGLLEWLVWRTRIDINFRMTSATIDRLHTLPLSFHQRHSVGALMAKVDRGITGTVTAFSTVFVQILPSIIYLIMAIVIMLRLEWRLGLLVLAFAPIPAILGARASREQVTRERRLLERWSRVFARFNEALAGMTVVKSFAREESEKHRFLKRVDAANRLVMRGVATDVRVEATKNAVVVIARVTAVSLGGYLIAAGAIPIGTLIAFLGYVGGAFQPVQSLTSAYQTTRRGQVALKVVFSILDAEDTVLDSPDAHDAGPLRGSVEFRDVSFGYGGRPLLDRVNIAVNPGETVALVGPSGAGKTTLMALLQRLHDPTSGSVHVDGLDLRSLKQRSVRSQIGVVLQEGLLFSDSVRSNIAFGRPHATDDEIEHAARAANAHDFVSKLPRGYATRVGERGSTLSGGERQRLAIARALLKDAPILILDEATSALDAESESLVQEALGRLMVGRTTFIIAHRLATVVRADRILVLKDGSIVESGTHAELLRARGYYASLVDHQVRGLIDVDERAA is encoded by the coding sequence ATGCAGCAAACCGTTTCGCGCCCGCCAGCTCCATGGCGGCGGGCTTGGTCGTTCGTCCGCCCCGATCGCACCTCCCTCGTCGGGATTCTACTTTTGGGGACCACCAGCGCGCTGGTGCTCGCGCTGGAGCCGCTGGTGCTCAAGTGCTTTTTCGACGCGCTGATCGCCCGCGCAGGCTTGGCGCCATTGATGGGGATCGTCGGGCTCTTGGCCCTGATGCTCCTCGCGCGCGAGGCCGTCGCCGGCCTCCTCGAGTGGCTCGTTTGGCGCACGCGCATCGACATCAATTTTCGAATGACCAGCGCCACCATCGATCGTCTGCACACCCTCCCTTTGTCGTTTCATCAACGGCACTCGGTGGGCGCGTTGATGGCCAAGGTCGATCGAGGGATCACCGGCACGGTGACCGCGTTCTCCACCGTGTTCGTCCAGATCCTGCCCTCGATCATTTATCTGATCATGGCCATCGTCATCATGCTTCGATTGGAGTGGCGATTGGGGCTCCTGGTCTTGGCCTTCGCCCCCATCCCGGCCATCCTGGGCGCGCGGGCCTCGCGCGAGCAGGTGACGCGTGAGCGGAGGCTCCTCGAGCGATGGTCGCGCGTGTTCGCGCGCTTCAACGAGGCGCTGGCCGGAATGACGGTGGTCAAGAGCTTCGCGCGCGAAGAGAGCGAGAAGCATCGCTTTCTCAAGCGGGTCGACGCGGCGAATCGATTGGTGATGCGCGGCGTGGCGACGGACGTGCGGGTGGAGGCCACGAAGAACGCCGTGGTGGTGATCGCGCGCGTGACGGCGGTATCGCTGGGCGGATATCTGATCGCCGCCGGCGCGATCCCCATCGGAACGTTGATCGCATTTCTCGGTTACGTGGGCGGGGCCTTTCAGCCCGTGCAATCGCTCACCAGCGCCTATCAGACGACGCGCCGCGGGCAGGTGGCGCTCAAGGTGGTCTTCTCCATCCTGGACGCCGAGGACACCGTGCTCGATTCGCCCGACGCGCACGACGCGGGGCCGCTGCGCGGGTCGGTCGAGTTCCGCGATGTCAGCTTCGGCTACGGCGGCCGCCCGTTGCTCGATCGGGTCAACATCGCGGTCAACCCCGGCGAGACGGTGGCGCTGGTCGGCCCGAGCGGTGCGGGCAAGACCACGCTCATGGCCCTGCTCCAGCGCTTGCACGATCCGACGTCGGGATCCGTTCACGTCGACGGGTTGGATCTTCGGTCACTCAAGCAGCGATCGGTGCGGTCGCAGATCGGGGTCGTCCTCCAGGAGGGGCTCCTCTTCAGCGACTCGGTTCGATCCAACATTGCGTTCGGGCGGCCGCACGCGACGGACGATGAAATCGAGCACGCCGCGCGCGCGGCCAACGCGCACGATTTCGTGAGCAAGCTCCCGCGCGGGTACGCGACCCGCGTGGGCGAGCGGGGGAGCACGCTGTCGGGGGGCGAGCGCCAGCGGCTCGCCATCGCCCGCGCGCTGCTGAAGGACGCGCCCATTCTCATTTTGGACGAGGCGACGTCGGCCCTCGATGCCGAGTCGGAGTCGCTGGTGCAAGAGGCGCTCGGCCGGCTCATGGTGGGACGAACGACGTTCATCATCGCGCACCGGCTGGCCACGGTGGTTCGCGCGGATCGGATTCTGGTGCTCAAAGACGGCTCCATCGTGGAGAGCGGCACGCACGCGGAGCTCTTGCGCGCGAGGGGCTATTATGCGTCGCTCGTCGATCATCAAGTGCGCGGTCTCATCGACGTGGACGAGCGCGCGGCATGA
- a CDS encoding M20/M25/M40 family metallo-hydrolase — translation MRLTTPLLSLALLVLASCAGSTTHAAPRAGSSAPAARVPNAHDRYARDVLKELIELNTTESAGDTTRAAQAMANRLLAAGFPAGDVQVLGAEARHGNLVARLRGRGTKRPLLLLAHLDVVEANKEDWSFDPFVFREQDGYFYGRGVSDDKDMAAIFVANMVRMKSEGFVPDRDIILALTAGEESGSFNGVRFLLEHHRDRIDAELALNEGGGGEIKGGKYLANEVTTSEKLYTSFELEAKNKGGHSSLPTRDNAIYRLSEALVRVSKFAFPVELNDTTRAYFERLATIERNPDMTAAARGDTAAAARLSESSYFNAALHTTCVATLLAGGHAENALPQSARATINCRILPGVDPARIEETLRTVVADPQVELRRSPHGPPAPPSPLTPEVVQAIESVTQAMWTGVPMLPTMLGGATDCQHLRRAGTACYGLSGEFADIEDVRAHGKDERLLVRSFYEGREFLDRLTRKLAGGR, via the coding sequence ATGCGCCTGACGACTCCGCTTCTTTCGCTTGCCTTGTTGGTACTTGCCTCCTGCGCGGGCTCCACCACGCACGCCGCACCCCGCGCGGGTTCCTCGGCGCCGGCTGCGCGCGTTCCCAATGCCCACGATCGGTATGCGCGTGACGTGCTGAAGGAGCTCATCGAGCTCAACACCACCGAATCTGCGGGGGATACCACGCGCGCCGCGCAGGCCATGGCAAACCGGCTGCTCGCCGCGGGTTTCCCGGCTGGCGATGTCCAGGTTCTCGGCGCGGAGGCGCGCCATGGGAACCTCGTGGCGCGGCTGCGCGGGCGCGGAACGAAACGCCCTTTGCTTCTCTTGGCGCACCTCGACGTGGTGGAGGCCAACAAGGAAGATTGGTCGTTCGACCCCTTCGTCTTTCGCGAGCAAGACGGATATTTTTATGGTCGCGGGGTCAGCGACGACAAAGACATGGCCGCCATCTTCGTGGCCAATATGGTGCGGATGAAGAGCGAGGGGTTCGTACCCGATCGCGACATCATCCTGGCGCTCACCGCGGGTGAGGAGTCGGGCTCCTTCAATGGGGTGCGCTTTTTGCTCGAGCACCACCGCGATCGCATCGACGCCGAGCTGGCCTTGAACGAGGGCGGCGGCGGAGAGATCAAAGGTGGAAAGTATCTCGCCAACGAGGTGACCACGTCCGAGAAGCTCTACACCTCGTTCGAGCTCGAGGCGAAGAACAAGGGAGGCCATAGCTCGCTCCCCACGCGCGACAATGCCATTTACCGACTCTCCGAAGCGCTCGTGCGGGTCTCGAAGTTCGCATTCCCCGTGGAGCTCAATGACACCACGCGCGCTTATTTCGAACGCCTCGCGACGATCGAGCGCAATCCCGATATGACCGCCGCTGCGCGCGGGGACACCGCCGCCGCCGCGCGCCTCTCGGAGTCCTCCTATTTCAATGCCGCCCTGCACACGACGTGCGTCGCCACGCTCCTCGCCGGTGGACATGCCGAGAACGCCCTGCCCCAGTCGGCGCGCGCCACCATCAACTGCCGCATCTTGCCCGGCGTCGATCCTGCGCGCATCGAGGAGACGCTCCGCACCGTCGTCGCCGATCCGCAGGTCGAGCTCCGCCGCTCGCCGCACGGCCCTCCCGCTCCGCCGTCTCCGCTCACGCCGGAGGTCGTGCAAGCCATCGAGAGCGTGACGCAGGCCATGTGGACCGGCGTTCCCATGCTTCCAACCATGCTGGGCGGCGCCACCGATTGCCAGCATCTCCGGCGCGCCGGCACCGCCTGTTACGGCCTCTCCGGCGAGTTCGCCGACATCGAGGACGTACGCGCGCACGGAAAGGACGAACGGCTCCTCGTGCGCTCCTTCTACGAGGGGCGTGAGTTTCTCGATCGGCTCACGCGAAAGCTCGCCGGCGGTAGGTAG
- the bla gene encoding class A beta-lactamase, producing MPSRSPTPAQEPDALRAIEASVGGRVGVFALDTGDPNKYVAHRADERFAMCSTFKWALAAAVLARVDQGAIALDERVHYGESDLLEYAPATREHVGEGSMSVDALAKVAVTKSDNTAANLLLRKIGGPAGLTQFIRRAGDPVTRLDRDEPTLNENIRGDARDTTSPRAMVGLMRAILCGNVLTPVSRDRLLDWMIACETGNARLRAGLPASWRIGDKTGTGLAGAVNDVAIATPPGRAPILIAAYTSDGAASNESLSAALADVARAVAKHLAPGGDERHAQAR from the coding sequence ATGCCTTCGCGCTCTCCCACACCTGCGCAAGAGCCCGATGCGCTCCGAGCCATCGAAGCGTCCGTTGGGGGCCGTGTAGGTGTATTTGCGCTGGATACCGGCGATCCCAACAAGTACGTGGCACACCGCGCGGACGAGCGCTTCGCCATGTGCTCCACCTTCAAGTGGGCGCTGGCGGCCGCCGTCCTGGCGCGCGTCGATCAGGGAGCGATCGCGCTCGACGAACGGGTCCATTATGGCGAGTCGGACCTCCTCGAGTACGCGCCGGCCACACGCGAGCACGTCGGCGAGGGCTCGATGAGCGTCGATGCGCTCGCAAAGGTGGCGGTCACCAAGAGCGACAACACCGCGGCCAACTTGCTCCTCCGCAAAATCGGCGGCCCCGCCGGGCTCACCCAATTCATCCGCCGCGCCGGCGATCCGGTGACGAGGCTCGATCGCGACGAGCCGACATTGAACGAGAACATCCGCGGCGATGCGCGCGATACCACCTCCCCGCGGGCGATGGTGGGCCTCATGCGCGCGATCCTCTGCGGAAACGTCCTCACCCCCGTGAGCCGCGATCGCCTGCTCGACTGGATGATCGCATGCGAAACGGGGAACGCTCGCTTGCGCGCGGGGCTCCCCGCCAGCTGGCGCATCGGCGACAAGACAGGCACTGGGCTCGCGGGCGCCGTCAACGACGTGGCCATCGCCACCCCGCCTGGACGCGCGCCGATTTTGATCGCGGCGTACACCAGCGATGGCGCCGCATCGAATGAATCGTTGAGCGCGGCATTGGCGGACGTCGCCCGCGCGGTCGCAAAGCATCTCGCACCGGGCGGGGACGAGCGCCACGCACAAGCCCGCTGA
- a CDS encoding GatB/YqeY domain-containing protein, translating into MDPRCTIRSVDEWKTVLRAALREALRSRQAHALAVVRETLAAIENAEAPDSSAAPPLQEGVIAGAVAGLGAGDVERRILSPEAATAIVEREIRDRRDAAVTYTALGRHEEAKALMQQIDVLLALG; encoded by the coding sequence ATGGACCCGCGCTGCACGATTCGAAGTGTTGACGAGTGGAAGACCGTTTTGCGCGCCGCGCTGCGCGAAGCGCTCCGCAGCCGGCAGGCGCATGCGCTGGCCGTCGTTCGCGAGACATTGGCCGCCATCGAGAACGCGGAAGCGCCGGATTCGAGCGCAGCCCCGCCCCTGCAGGAGGGCGTGATTGCAGGCGCCGTCGCAGGGCTCGGCGCGGGTGACGTGGAGCGACGGATTTTGAGCCCAGAGGCGGCCACCGCCATCGTCGAGCGCGAGATTCGAGATCGGCGCGACGCGGCGGTGACGTATACGGCGCTGGGCCGGCACGAGGAGGCCAAGGCGCTGATGCAACAGATCGATGTGCTCCTCGCGCTGGGGTGA
- a CDS encoding alpha/beta hydrolase: MSTYVLIHGAGGSAWDWHLVEPELRARGHEVIAMDLPCDDDSTGLSEYADAVIAAIGGRTDLIVVGHSLGGFTAPLVCDRVPVQRLVFLAGMIPKPGETPGEWWAASGYERMAREQEAKGERATDEVALFMHDVPPELLAEATRRGRNQSGTPMEKPWPLQTWPSVPTSFVLCRDDRFFPASFLRQLAKERLGITADEIDGSHCVYLSRPAELAARLAAYAP; the protein is encoded by the coding sequence ATGAGCACGTACGTACTGATTCATGGAGCCGGAGGTAGCGCGTGGGACTGGCACCTGGTGGAGCCCGAGCTGCGCGCGCGGGGCCACGAGGTGATCGCGATGGACCTGCCGTGTGACGACGATTCGACCGGGCTATCGGAGTACGCGGACGCCGTAATCGCGGCCATCGGCGGCCGCACCGATCTCATCGTCGTAGGCCACTCGCTGGGCGGCTTCACCGCGCCCTTGGTGTGCGACCGGGTCCCGGTGCAGCGGCTCGTCTTCTTGGCCGGCATGATCCCGAAGCCCGGCGAGACACCTGGGGAATGGTGGGCCGCCAGCGGTTACGAACGTATGGCGCGCGAGCAGGAAGCGAAAGGTGAACGCGCCACCGACGAGGTCGCGCTGTTCATGCACGACGTGCCCCCGGAGCTCTTGGCGGAGGCCACGCGCCGCGGACGAAACCAGTCCGGCACGCCCATGGAGAAGCCGTGGCCGCTCCAGACGTGGCCAAGCGTCCCGACGTCGTTCGTGCTTTGTCGTGATGACCGCTTCTTTCCCGCATCGTTCCTGCGGCAACTGGCGAAAGAACGTTTGGGGATCACGGCAGACGAAATCGACGGCAGCCATTGCGTCTACTTGAGCCGCCCCGCGGAGCTCGCCGCCCGCCTCGCCGCATATGCGCCATGA
- a CDS encoding alpha/beta hydrolase: MNWKCLATVSALTAVGATACGGASGAGSAAPKAEDATANKSPEAKMDDPSPKPTIALIHGAFADSSSWNGVVQRLQQRGYPVIAPPNPLRGIESDAASVASVLKTVQGPIVLAGHSYGGMVISEAAKSVPAVKALVYVAAFLPEPGDSAIGLTTKFPGSKLAPTTTNPVPYATPSGGKGVDTYIKPDASRDVFAADLPASTTAILAATQRPIEGSALGGPFPGTPAWKTIPSWALVARADQAIPAECERFMAARAKARVVEVDASHAVLVSRPDAVADLIVQAAQGAR, from the coding sequence ATGAATTGGAAATGCCTTGCTACGGTTTCGGCGCTCACGGCCGTTGGCGCAACGGCTTGCGGTGGGGCCTCGGGCGCGGGGAGCGCTGCTCCCAAAGCGGAAGACGCGACTGCCAACAAGAGCCCGGAGGCGAAGATGGACGATCCGAGCCCGAAGCCCACCATCGCGTTGATCCACGGCGCGTTTGCCGATTCATCCAGCTGGAACGGAGTCGTTCAGCGTCTACAGCAGCGCGGCTATCCTGTCATTGCACCGCCGAACCCCTTGCGCGGCATCGAGTCCGACGCCGCCTCGGTCGCCAGCGTGCTCAAAACCGTGCAAGGTCCCATCGTCCTCGCGGGACACTCGTATGGTGGAATGGTGATCTCCGAGGCGGCGAAGAGCGTCCCGGCGGTCAAAGCATTGGTGTATGTTGCAGCCTTCCTCCCCGAGCCCGGCGATAGCGCGATCGGGCTCACCACCAAGTTCCCCGGCAGCAAATTGGCGCCGACCACCACGAACCCCGTTCCGTACGCCACGCCTTCGGGCGGCAAAGGGGTCGACACGTACATCAAACCGGACGCCTCCCGCGACGTCTTCGCGGCCGACCTCCCCGCCAGCACCACCGCGATCTTGGCCGCCACCCAAAGGCCGATCGAGGGAAGCGCGTTGGGCGGGCCGTTCCCGGGGACGCCGGCTTGGAAGACCATCCCGTCTTGGGCGCTGGTGGCCCGCGCGGACCAGGCCATTCCCGCGGAGTGCGAGCGCTTCATGGCCGCCCGGGCCAAGGCCCGCGTCGTCGAGGTCGACGCGTCGCACGCGGTGTTGGTGTCGCGCCCCGACGCCGTCGCCGATCTCATCGTCCAAGCCGCGCAGGGCGCGCGCTGA
- a CDS encoding helix-turn-helix domain-containing protein: protein MQNVENPRISEEGEREVQSTELDAIASKLLTLPGSFGNKLEVIERAAIVETMRSVGHNKSQAARLLGMDRKALERRWQRIRALESAPAEGETETPNR from the coding sequence ATGCAAAACGTTGAAAACCCCCGAATCTCGGAAGAGGGGGAGCGCGAAGTTCAATCTACGGAGCTCGACGCCATTGCCAGCAAGCTGCTCACGCTCCCCGGCAGCTTTGGCAACAAGCTCGAAGTCATCGAACGCGCAGCCATCGTCGAGACGATGCGCAGCGTGGGTCACAACAAAAGCCAAGCCGCGCGCCTGCTCGGTATGGATCGAAAAGCCCTCGAGCGTCGGTGGCAACGCATCCGCGCGCTCGAATCCGCCCCCGCCGAGGGCGAGACCGAAACACCCAATCGGTAA